DNA from Megalops cyprinoides isolate fMegCyp1 chromosome 14, fMegCyp1.pri, whole genome shotgun sequence:
AAGGCTGCATAACCATGTAAGCTCTCAGCAGTATCTTACAACCCAATCCTGGAGCAATGGAAGAACTCTTTTCTCAGAAATACTATCCATGCATTACACTTCAGCATGCAACCAAATGGTGTTCTGGGCTGGTCTCCATAAACAGGGAAACAGACTACATTCCCttgtgattacattacattacatgcatttagcagatgctcctatccagagtgacttccagcacaatagagattaagtgtatccattcaagttgaattaaaaacattatcagaccaggctaacaacactcacagaccagtgagtgtgagcataacactattcaagccttTCCACTGCAAGGTAAAATACACATCAAATCCTAGAGGTAGCAGATattgggggtggggattgaggtgaaaccaagatgcagtctgaagaggtgggtcttcagatGCAActctgctgtcctaacctctgtgGTGATGAGTTGTTGCTTGCATCTCGGGTGACCACCAAATGACCTCTAAATGTCATATCCTTCCGCTGAGCACAAAGGCTCATGTGTGGCAGGAGCCCTACCTTCTCTGATCATCATCTCCACGTCAGCAGGGTCGTCAATGTCTATACCCTCTTTGCCCTGATAGATGATTTTCCCATGCCAcccttcttcctctttcaccctcttcatcttcagctccAGAGGGCATCTTGTCACAATGCCTGCACAGAGAAAGTGGTTACAGTCAGAAAACTTAGTTACACTGCTGTGCCCTCCTGATGTCATTCCAACAATAGGCTTTCAAAATCAAGCacattacagacattttaaGAGATGGTGGATGTTAATGCCTGTTAATGTCTGTTAATGCCTCAGAATATGACTCAAATATTGTGGTTTCATGACATTATCTTATCTAATAATTCAGACAtagaggcgtgtgtgtgtgtgtgtgtgtgtgtgtgtgtgtgagagagagagagagagagagagagagagtggtgcgtgtgtgtgtctcaccgCTCCCTCTGGGCAGTGCCACTCCAGACAGGGCCTCCAGTACAGAGCTCTTGCCGGAGCTCTGGTCTCCAATCACAGCGATGGCCGGCAGAGCCAGGTCCTTCTCCACCCCCAGGGAGCGCAGGGAGTCAATCAGGTCGATGCAGGGACGCACCTTCTCTTCATAGTGCTGGTTCAGGGTGTTACTCATTTTAACTGTCATATGATGCGTTTCTGCTATTTACAAAAAAGTGAACAATATGCAtggaattaaatgttttaaaagtaaaaagtaaaaccCAGTATTAGCAAATAATGTGATCTCACTTACAACAATCGTTGTTGAAATCATTGACGCAACTAGATAATCAAATACTGAAATGTCTAATGTCTAATATTTCTTTTTACTATATATACTGTGAATAGGGATAATGGAATAAACCGTACCTGTTTCCAGTTCTTGTGCCTCTGTTTCTAGACTGGAATCTGCCATGATCTGACCCCGCTTGACGTGTGCCATCGAAGCTGGTAACCGACAAGAAACTACAACGGAAACAAAGCATACTGGGTTTTATACGCAGGGTAGGAGGTGTACACTGTGGAAACTGAAAGTCAAAGACGAGCCAAGTTTCGTTTCTCGCTTTTTACGACAGTCACGGAAAAACCccgtttttgttgttttatgaaGAGGGCATCATATGATGGCATCTAATATGCATTTACGtatgtacaaatgtaattaatctTGATTACTTGCCGTAATCAAACCGTAAGCCTTTCGACACCTGAATTCTCATCCTGTCATAAAGAATCGCCTTAGTCGCATTAGTTgagtaattgttttatttcgTTGTTGGCGATTAGCGATAAAGATCCTGCACACATTGCTCACGTAATAATTGTTCGCATAATTGAGTGGGAATGAAACAATTTACAGCTGCCGCGCCCTTAACTCAGATTTCTCCTTGCTTATTTTTCACCGTCTCAGGCGTACATCTGCCCAGTAATTCAGTTATTCAGTTATCAGATATTTATAGCAGGAGAGTTGCTGCCTTTCGCAGGGCTGTTCACCTAGATTCCTCTGGGGTTGACGAGCAGTGACACATGGCAATCCGGCGCCGGCGCTAAGGGGGTGCATTACACCCCCAAACGGACTTCAGAGTCCACGTATAGAATTATCGCAATACAGCAGTCTTCACACATATAGCCATTGTAGGTTTTAACATTGTGCAAAATACCAGGTGGCAATCGGGGTGTCCCGTGTGGTGACCACACCACTCCCCGCCGTTATCTGCTAATGCGCCGCAAGGAAGCTATATCCAATGCAAAAAGGAACAATctccaaaaattaatacaaaatattcctcaaagtctgatgcaaaaggtttattgtacatggttcacatacagtaaaccaggCTGGTCCGTGCGGAGCAGTAGCGTCATCAGTCATAACCCCAAGCAGTCCCCCAAAGCAGTCCCCTaagcagtcccccccccccccccccccccccactacatTTCCAGTGTAGGAGAGTTAACTAATAGAAAGGAGCACTTGAAACAATCTCCATAACAACAGATTAGATAAAACAATCCCACTAAGATTCTATTCCAACAAATTAGAGGTATGACGTAACAGCAGAATAAAAAGTCCATACAGTTAGGACCCAGAGGAGGATTCTTGTTGCCAGTGTCAATACGCTCAGTGTTTTTATTGGCTTTATTGGCAGCCTTTGTTCTGTCTTTGATATCCCCTCACTCTGACCAGTTTAACAGTTGACATTTAAATTGTTGCAacggagccaatcagagacagctggCGTCAAGTGAGATTTGCTCCATACAGACGTAAAGCCATCACATACATTATTACTACCTTCAAAATGTCTCAGacaggaaacacagagcacaccaGTAGAGACTtaagaaagaaagtgaaaggCAAGTTAAGTCAGCCAGTTTCAATTTAAGTCAGTCTGCTTAATTACTTTCCTTCATTCTGATGTACTTATTTTGCCCTCTTTCATCATGCATCTCTTTTTTTGAATACAGAAATCCCTCACCACAGCTGACTTTTTAGTATTCTTTTACATAGATTCTTTGGCTATTTGCTGACATTGTCTTCCGAGGCCACTGCCGCTGATGCGGCTACGGGAGAAATAGATGATGCTGGTGCTAAGCTTAATTCTTCTGTTGAGCCAGAAAGGCATGTGAGGAAATTGATGTTAAAAGGAATTACGTTGCTCTTTGAAAACCTGCATAAGAATTGGAAATCTAAACTTACACAAGccaataaaattaaacaaaagattAATGAGCTTCTTTCTGGGAAAATGGCATCTCAAACAGTGGGTGGTGTAAAGAAGTATTTACAGAAATATTCTATGCTGTGCAAAGAGGCTATAGAAACCCATACTACATTGCCAGAAATGCCCATGCCAGACACTGACATTGTGGCTTCCTTTAAGAggtgcaataaataaaaattatgtaaaatggtccctgacattttacattgttttattccTAATACCATGTAACTTTCACTGTAATCTTAGTGGTGGGTTTGTTGGTTGCTGATCTCCCGATTACAGTCAAATTGATTCCATATCCTACTGTGCTTTGTTCTACATCATAAATGGATATAAACAGCATCTAAAAACACACCAGTATTCCTGAAAAGGCTATCAAGATTTTGCACTAAGGAACATTTGTAAGATTGCATACAAAGGAACTTACCCCGTAGTACAGTAAGAGGATGTGATGGTTGATCACCTACTCTTCTTagtgaggtggagaggaagcTGTGGTATATATGCAGAGAAGCAGTGGGCATCAAGCACACCAGAAGAGACTTAAGAATGAAAGTGAAAGGAGAGTTAGGTTGGGACAGTTTGTGCAGACCTTGTAAATTTCCACTGTCGCACAATTTACACCAGCCTGTGCCCGTTTCACTTTCATtctgatgcatttattttgcccTCCTTTCTTCACGAATCTCTCTCCGGGGATGATGTGCCATCCTGACGGAGGTGTATGCCAAATCACTCCTCTCATTTATGCAGCATAAAAACATTTAGTGTCACCTCTGGAATCTGCTGTTTGTAGCCAAGATCCCAATCCTTCCTTGAGTTGGATGAAATTGTCTGCAAAACGGAGAAATAATGCAAAAGTGGGATTCCACATACAGTACGGTCCAAGCACTTAATGAGCCAGGCCCGgcaccaggatgaagtgactgaggggggtGTAGGAGCCATTTAGTCACCTTTAATTTGTGGGTTTATTGGTCTTTCTTGTTTTAGCCAGTTGGGGGTGTAATGCACTGGGTGTTAGTCACATGGGTTCACAGGTGTATATGAACAGGTGTTCACACATTAATTAGGTGAAGGTGTGGATGGCGGAGGAGACACGCTTCTTACCGTAGCCGTAGCCAAAATAATGCTGCCACACTACAACCATCACAGCACAATTCCTTTTATTAATATCACCAGCACCTTTGATCTGCACCAGATAAAAACCTGGACCTATTGTTTGGACATTGGTTTATTGGAGCTACCTGTGCATTGAGAACACTTGGCCATCCACTCTGAGGCTTATAGGATATaggcaaatctttttatatagtaaaacagcaggttatcatcctgctatgcctatttctgcattttgtttcatcctggtggcaatatagtggcgttttgactagatgGGAACAATTCCCTATGACCCTACCTTACTGTGCGGCTGGTGGAGCTAGTAGATTAAGTTCAGGCTCAGCAATATCATTGGTGCTGCTGAGGCTACTGGCCTCGGCTGGGGTCACTAcgatgttttgttttttcttacaaaACCACGTTCTGATATCCATCCTGAACTGCTTTTTGGCTAAGCAAACAAGCTACGTAACATGGTGGCGAAAgttgaattaaatatttagcaAGCAAACTAGCTTGAGTGTTAACGGTTTTATCACATCGCGTACAGTTCAAATATAATAGATAAATCTCTTGGCAATGCACAACAAACAGCGCTGTCCATGGTTCTGAAATAACAGCGCTATGTTTCAGAACCAtgtttgaatgctgtttgtgtAGTGCGAAAAGAGACTGGATCAGATAACAAGCTTCAAATATTTTATGGGGGGAAACTTCAAAGAAGATATTTCATTACTGTCGTCTATACGACTTTTTGTTTTGGAGTAAAAATATCAACATATTTAACTGAAACGTTGCCAAGATGGTGCGCATTTTCTCtaaaaatagctttaaaaatgaatgaaatgctttgaaatTTCATGTAGTAAGAATGTTAGTTGTGACACAGCTTCTGATCAATTtgttaacaataaaacatatctaatgatcatttttaaagcaaaaccTTAAACAGAGTTGACATTGATGGTAACAGAGttgatatgaataaatatgaataacagACTTGACCACCCATAGTTGAAAGACCAAAAACAATTTCTGCCTGACTCAAAaacttttaaaaccatttttaaatgtaaaaacaattatttaacCCTAACATCTGAATTACAGATCTTTCATGAACTTGAATAATAATTGCGCCTAAAATATACATCAAGCACTATTATTAGTGAAAGTTTAAtataattagtattattattcaaaagtgattcaataaagtttttttttgaaaaataacagaagcTTTATCTGCGAGACGCAAAATGTACCCCCAATTCTAGAACTAATCATAAGACAAAGCGTAACCATAAATGGCCTCAGTCTTGGTGGGCATGCATTAGGCTGTCGCCATAATGAGGTAAATCCTGGCATTATCTCTACTATCCTTTTCCTAGCAAATCTCATATATTTTGCACTCATCTAATGATTGTGACCAAACAGCATTTTAAGGCAGAGCAACACTTGGAAGTGCTGTCATGGGTTAAGCATGCATTTGTATTGGGTTATCAGCATGGTCTCTAAGATGGACTTCATCATAACtttgttttccccttttatttGGCAAATTAGTGATGTCATATGCACATCCAACTTCCATCTTTCTCTTTATAACCATTGACAGTCAAGGTTGGCATGTCTTAGAGCACTGCAGATGAAAATGCCATGATGATAATAGTGAAATTACATCACACACTTTtacatttgccatttttgttaTGCTATGTTATATTGAAATGTCAGATTTCTCAAATAACTTTGGTAAGTCTTGCATTTATGCATAGTGGCAACATGTTCCAGCCTTAAGGAATAACTTCAGATAAGTACAGATGAATAACATACTCAAAGTAAAAGCAAAATATCATTAAGTAttcaacatttaaatgtattaaatatcattattatattatatgattgatttacagaaatgtatacTTAAAATTAATTCCTAAACGCACGTCTGGGCAAACAGATTTGCATTCAATTGACTTTTGTAATCTACATTCTAGAGTTGTGGCTCAGTAGAAAAATTCAGCAAGTTTCTCCTGAGCTCTGTTGAGTCTGGCAACACGGTGCTGCAGGTCAAGTCTCTGCCTGCTGGCTGCCGAGTCGTCGCGCAGAATCTCGGCCACGTTACCCCCGTCTATCAGGTTGAGCATCTCGCTGATCAGCAGTTTGCCTGACTTCTTCAGCATGAAGAGAAGGATGAGCATGGGCACCTCGTCTGCCAGCCGCTGGACAACGATCTGAGGTGGAGGAACAAAGGCACTGAATCCAACATGACTCATTCATTTTGTTAGCACAGTAAGTATGATTCAGAAagagcagtgtttgtgtctatCGGAGAGCTTAGTTCACAAGGCGCTATTTGAAAGAACCGGATGAATTGTGAAATGCAACACAGGTTCATGTAATTTCTGCAGCCCTCATACTATGCAGCTGCTCTAATGCAGAAAAACCTTTTCactgatttcatattttttacatgcttAGATAAAgatattacagtgcattttcccACCTTGTAGTAGGCATCAAGCATCTCTGGGTATGTAGACCTGCTGAAAAATGGTTCTAATTTCCCACGTGGAACCTCATCATCTTCAGAGATATCAAACAAGGTTTTGAAGAAAATACTGTCTTGAGTGTAGACCAGCTGTTCCATTTCAAATTGCTCCAGGATCCTTTTCTGCACTTTGGCCTCCTGGTTTGACTGGATGTTATAAATTTTGTCCTGCAAGATAGTGAGAAAAAATATCGCAATGGTAAACCAAAAGGTCTTATGAGGATGCAATACCTGTTAATACTGAGACTAATTAGTAGATTGATTGAATCTGTTTTGATTTACTGTTTTCAATCATTATATTTAGTTACATCACCATGTATTCCTGCATGCAGTATTTGGACACCCTAAGCACTTATTGTTTAGAGACATTCAGGAAACACAATCTGTATGACCTTTTATAACACACAGCCCTCCACAAAAATAATTGAGGCAGTACTTGATGCAGTCCACATAGCAATTTAGAAAGCAAGGACATTTCATTTTGAGCTTATAAAGACTTCAGTCTGACACAAAAGCAGGAGTGATAACCTTTTTCAGCTAAAAGGCAAGGTGGGATCGTGCAGAAATAGCCACACAGTATGATTCCTTACAAATTCTAACTTGCAGAAAGCCAGCTGACAgtttggcttttattttggcTTGGGCTGTTCTGGAAGACAGCTACTGTAACTTCGGGTTGGGGTTTTGAAATAATCCCATAAAGCCAGAGATGGTTAATGCTAGTCTAACAGCAGaactggtcctagatcagcattTACAGGAAACTACTGTATATATCCCCTTTAGTAGTGTACAAGTtatctgtattattttgtattgttgtaaaaaatgttgtttaccAAAGCTATTGATTTAAGGTACGAGTGACTCCTGAAACATGTTTCGGCCAGATATGCAAACTGCTTCTTCACAATCtctgggaaacaaacaaaattaggttacaggaaaggaaaaaattcTATGATATACAATGATGATTCTTATTTTATTGGTGTATTAAACAAAAGGtgtattcatttgaataaaatcaggatgtaaatataaatattaatatgtgaATTGAATGTTTGACACAGTTTATACTGTTATTATGCATTGATTAGCCTACATACAGCTTTTTGCATGTCAGAGTGTCAATGCTTGACCTACAAATACCTTGGATGGATTTCACCGTGTCCATTGCTGGCTCCTTGAGTTCCTTCACTTGTCTCTTAACAACGCTCTCAAACACATGGTACTGGCTAAAGCATGGaagctccctccctctgtggttGGAGTCATACTCATCAACTACTTCCTGTACTGTTTTTTGGACTGATTTAGAAaagaaacatgcacatacaaattTCAGTTACTTACATGTAAATCTGTTCACATGAAATTATCTTGGTTTGCTATCAACATTAGACAATAGAATACAGTTCACAATAATGCTTCAAATTTGAGTTTCTTTTTGTACTCTTCAGTgtacaccgatgagccaaaacattatgacccctcacaggtgaaccgaataacgaTGGTCATCTCgaaacaagggcacatgtcaaggtctgggtagattagatagtaagcaaacaatcagttctcatagtcaacatgttggatgcaggagaaatgggcaggagtaaagacctgagttactgacaagggccaaattgttatggccagacgactgggtcagagcatctctgaaatggcttgtagggtgctcccggtcagcagtggtgagtacctactgacagtggtctAAGGAGgaacaaaccacaaaccagcgacagggtgttgggcgcctGGGGCTAATCGACGCATGAgggcaatgaaggctatcccgtctggtctgaaccgacagaaggtctactgtgcCACAAGTCTcagaaaattttaataatgGTTACGAGAGGAATGTGTctcaacacacagtgcatcccACCCTGTTGTTGTATGGGGCCACGTAGCCGCAGACCAGTCCGAGCacccatgatgacccctgtccaccgccgaaagcgcctacaatgggcacgtgAGTGTTGGAAGtgtggaagaaggtcgcctggtccgatgagtcctgttttcttttaaaatcacGTGGATGGCCGCGTACGTGTGtgccatttacctggggaactgattGCCatcaggatgcactgtgggaagacgacaagccagaggagggagtgtgatgctctgggcaatgttctgctgggaaaccctgggtccggccattcacGCGGACGCCACATACCTAAACATTGTTACAGACCAGGTGTGCCCCTTCATGGCGATGGTATTCCCAGATGGCAATGCcttctttcagcaggataatgcgccctgccacactgcacacattgttcgggaatggtctgaggaacatgatgaagtgttcaaggtgttgtcctggcctccaaattctccagatctcaatccgattgagcatctgtgggatgtgctggactgacaagtccgatccacggtGGCTCCACCTCGCATCTTATAGGACTttaaggatctgctgctaatgttttggtgccagacaccacaggacaccttcaggggtcttgtagagtccatgcctcagcAGGTCGGCACTGTTTTGGCGGCGCACAGAGGACCAACATCATATTAGGCGGGtagtcataatgttttggctcatcggtgtattttacagtacatataccAAATAGTACAATGATATATAGTGATGTTCCCTGCTTCATTTAGAAATTTAAACTTTGGAGATTTTcccacacaagcacagaaacataaacatagAAAATGAACACTTCAAttgcaattaatatttcatgttattaaattatttcattaatactaagatataaaaataagtaaacacttgtttatttttcaatttgcaCTTTCAATTTTCAACTTTCAACTTTCAATTTCCACTTAGACTTGTCAACTTTTACTCATCTAatgatatttattaatattcatggaTATATTTTCTGGCATTTGTAAAATGACAGGTTTGACAGGTGTACTCCTCTATAGATTACTATTTTAGTACTTTAGTACTTCTCaaaatttcatttgcattttaacaggTAACAGTTGTGTTCAATTTGCAAATGagcaaatgttttgtgtatCATATTTGAAATTGACTTGCTTGATTGCTATTTTAAAAGGCATTATTTTAGGTCAACCCCAGGCTGTCCCAAATGCATTGAGTAACACCTATTTATATATAGACCCCTATTTAAAtataaaccacaaaacaaaaataattactgacCGGGCATGCTTCTCACCAGGTAGTATATCCAAACAATGTGCACCCATAGAGTCACTGAACATCAACATGAACATAAAAGCTCTGAATAAATCTGTCACACTAAATCAGTacagtgaatgaaaatggtGAACCAGGCCAATGATAATGATTACTGTTCAATTCCCTCCTGCCTGGAGCTAAGGACTATGCAGTtagagtaaaataaataaatacttttttcaaactgcaaagTGGTCGTGATTTCACCATGTAATGTAGGGGATACACTGTGTTAAATCTAGATTTTGTagctgaataaaacatgatgTGTAGTGCCTATTCCATTGGGTGACAGTCTTAAAATGTGATATGTCCCAAGAGAAACATCCATtatgaaaaccaaaaaactTTGGCACCACCAACGTGTAGCTAGAGGAAGTAGCAGTTTGTACTATTTAAACTAACTAgagataaaaatgataaatatctATGACTGCTAAAGCACTTTGAGGATTTTCCATATGTTCACACTTTCAAAActaaattaagaaaatgaaatattaatgcatatAAATGAGTGTGAATCATATCAGCATTCTGTAGTTGGTGTTTGTAATTgtataaacaaatgtaaaattcatagGAATTCATATCTCTTTATAACCATAAGATGTATGTCTGTGAATACACTATTCAAGCACAaccaacagaaaatgaaaataggaACACAGttgaaaattagaaaaaaattacatccaTCTTTGCTGTCATACAGACACTTCTTCCACTTCTGAAATTCAGGCCGCAGGAGCAAGAAGAGATTTTCTTGGTTGATGGCCTCTCCTGAAGTTAGTTTGTTGATCTTGTCATTGAAATTGGTGAGTATCTGGatagaaatattcaaatattcaaacattttggATGCATGCATTTGTTACATTAAATACACTTACACAAATGTAGGGAGAAAAGCGAAGGGACTTACATTGATTAGAAATGTCTTTTGTCTCTGTGGATCAAGTGGGGGTCCCTCTTCATACTGTATCAGCTCCTTTTTAAAGTCCCCTAGCTGCTTCCTAATTTGTTCACTTATGACTGGTAGTGATGTCtacagaaaatattcaaaagaaaaGCTGAGTAAATGTCAACCATGAATAAAAAAgactgtaaaatgcattaaatcaGCTCCACTATTCAACATAAAAAGGTGGCAGACAGCTGAAGATGATCACGAGTGGCATCAAAAGGGCAGATTCAGTCTAAATGTACCTTGATGTGGTCCACAAGGTTTTGGGTCAGAACTGCGGCAAGACGTTGTGTTGTAGCTCTCTCATCACTAAGAAGAGACCTGGAAATGCATCAAGAGTTGTGTCAGAAACTGGCATAATAAATGACAGCGGTGCATCCTCATCTAGTatgctttttctttatttttccaagtTGTGTTCATTACGCCTCttttatgcccccccccccccccccccaaccaaaaCAATCTGTCTGTGGATATACCTGAATTCTGCATGGTTACTGAAGAACTCTCGTTCAGTCTTGGTAGCATCAATGAGTGAGACTTTTTCATCAATTTGCTTCTGACCACGACATTTCACAAGGATGTAGCCCTTGCTGAGTGGGACAACTTTGTTTCGGACAATGTCTAGAATATtcttctctgtgcctctgtcaaTCAGGTCTGGTTTTGTCAGAACAGCTTTtcaagaaagaaacaaacaaaatattattttaagtgTCAATTAACTAGAATTCATACATttcagttaattaaaaacaacCCAGAATGAAGATAAAgaatgtttaattgtttgtttcCTTACCTAGTGTTCTTATTCCCTCAGGATCCACTTCTTGGGCCATTTTCAAAGCTTCTGTTGTTGCTATGTCAGTATTACATGGAAC
Protein-coding regions in this window:
- the LOC118789259 gene encoding interferon-induced GTP-binding protein Mx3-like; translation: MDSPTEESEDTFSFSQSKPVEGVFYSHLEEKVRPYIDLIDTLRGIGIERDVDLPAIAVVGDQSSGKSSVLEALSGVALPRGTGIVTRCPLELKLRRLRGGLPWRGVISYKDERIPFREPSEVTQHVEKAQEKLAGTGEGICNEIISLEISSPDVCDLTLIDLPGIARVAIKNQPEDIGEQIRSLIQTFIEKAETIILVVVPCNTDIATTEALKMAQEVDPEGIRTLAVLTKPDLIDRGTEKNILDIVRNKVVPLSKGYILVKCRGQKQIDEKVSLIDATKTEREFFSNHAEFRSLLSDERATTQRLAAVLTQNLVDHIKTSLPVISEQIRKQLGDFKKELIQYEEGPPLDPQRQKTFLINILTNFNDKINKLTSGEAINQENLFLLLRPEFQKWKKCLYDSKDGFQKTVQEVVDEYDSNHRGRELPCFSQYHVFESVVKRQVKELKEPAMDTVKSIQEIVKKQFAYLAETCFRSHSYLKSIALDKIYNIQSNQEAKVQKRILEQFEMEQLVYTQDSIFFKTLFDISEDDEVPRGKLEPFFSRSTYPEMLDAYYKIVVQRLADEVPMLILLFMLKKSGKLLISEMLNLIDGGNVAEILRDDSAASRQRLDLQHRVARLNRAQEKLAEFFY